The Yoonia sp. SS1-5 genome contains a region encoding:
- a CDS encoding beta-N-acetylhexosaminidase, which yields MTLHLTQGWTAAPADTCGSLHLTLHNLGETDIRPASFCYTSLARIDETTDVTGGTLVNSYGSFVEIVPNADIPAGGTWQVRLRGLIYGAANRTQGVITAWITTTDGRTMEATIGDLEPLDGAPRGPGKDWPPGQITEPLGLLPWPAEVAITDWGAAPILCPAPGSDPAPFQAVAALQKRLFPADPAAISLSHGQPVHTSQTQDLPPHGYRLQFGAEITLHHADPLGLQYGLTALAQMAHAARIDDRFQFPRTGEISDAPRFEWRGLMLDVSRNFHDVRVIRRVLDVMAWLRMNRFHWHLVDDEGYRIPSAAYPALNTIGASRGMGQPMPPQYGDGPSGQSGHYTPTDIAQVLDHASALGIAIMPEVEMPGHAASLIAAVPGLRDPDEPNGCYRSVQGYTNNALNPGIPKTYDVVETLLDEAAALFPFDIIHVGADEVDLAAWGKSPLAQRFAAANGLATTHELQAHFLRHVQDHLRQRGRKIAAWDEAAEGGGIAPDNALLFAWRTKEKTAELMAKGYDVVATPGQAYYLDMVEADGWDARGISWAGVSPPQNCYDYAVADGLPDGPGQLVGVQAAIWGEYLDTTDAINAIAFPRLAAVAEAGWTPEAQKSWPRFAALSRLVPRL from the coding sequence ATGACCTTGCATCTGACCCAAGGCTGGACGGCGGCGCCTGCTGACACATGTGGCAGCCTGCACCTTACCCTACATAATCTTGGCGAGACCGACATCCGACCAGCCAGTTTCTGCTACACCTCGCTGGCCCGCATTGACGAAACAACCGACGTCACCGGCGGCACATTGGTCAATAGCTATGGCAGCTTTGTCGAAATCGTCCCGAACGCCGATATTCCGGCCGGCGGTACGTGGCAGGTCCGTTTGAGAGGCTTGATCTACGGTGCCGCGAACCGGACCCAGGGCGTGATCACAGCCTGGATCACCACGACGGATGGGCGAACCATGGAGGCGACGATAGGCGATCTGGAGCCACTGGATGGCGCCCCGCGTGGACCCGGCAAAGACTGGCCGCCCGGCCAAATTACCGAACCGCTGGGCCTGCTGCCATGGCCTGCCGAGGTGGCGATTACAGACTGGGGCGCGGCCCCGATCCTGTGCCCTGCCCCCGGTTCCGATCCAGCACCATTTCAGGCGGTGGCCGCGCTGCAAAAGCGCCTTTTTCCAGCTGATCCTGCTGCAATCTCGCTATCCCATGGGCAGCCGGTTCATACGTCTCAAACCCAAGACCTGCCACCGCATGGTTACCGCTTGCAATTCGGGGCCGAGATCACCTTGCACCATGCCGACCCGCTAGGCCTGCAATATGGGCTGACCGCCCTTGCGCAGATGGCGCATGCGGCCCGGATTGATGACAGATTCCAGTTCCCGCGCACAGGCGAGATTTCTGATGCGCCCCGGTTTGAATGGCGGGGGCTGATGCTGGATGTATCGCGCAATTTCCATGATGTGCGCGTCATCAGGCGCGTACTGGACGTGATGGCGTGGCTCCGGATGAACCGGTTCCATTGGCATCTGGTTGATGACGAAGGGTACCGCATCCCGTCGGCAGCCTATCCCGCACTCAACACAATCGGTGCAAGCCGGGGCATGGGCCAGCCGATGCCGCCGCAATATGGCGACGGGCCGAGCGGACAATCGGGCCATTATACGCCAACCGACATCGCACAGGTTTTGGATCACGCCAGCGCGTTGGGGATCGCGATCATGCCCGAGGTCGAAATGCCCGGCCATGCGGCATCCCTGATCGCGGCGGTGCCGGGACTGCGCGACCCTGATGAGCCCAATGGTTGCTACCGATCAGTGCAGGGATACACCAACAACGCGCTCAACCCCGGCATCCCGAAAACCTACGATGTGGTCGAAACATTGCTGGACGAGGCCGCCGCCCTGTTTCCGTTCGACATCATCCATGTCGGCGCAGATGAGGTTGATTTGGCCGCCTGGGGCAAATCCCCGTTGGCGCAGCGCTTTGCCGCAGCAAACGGGCTGGCGACAACGCACGAATTGCAAGCGCATTTCCTGCGCCATGTGCAGGACCATCTTCGCCAACGCGGACGCAAGATCGCCGCCTGGGATGAAGCCGCCGAAGGCGGCGGGATCGCACCGGACAACGCCCTGCTTTTCGCGTGGCGCACCAAGGAAAAAACGGCAGAGCTGATGGCAAAGGGCTACGACGTCGTCGCCACACCGGGCCAGGCCTATTACCTTGATATGGTCGAGGCTGACGGCTGGGATGCGCGCGGGATTTCCTGGGCGGGCGTCTCGCCGCCGCAAAACTGCTATGATTACGCCGTCGCCGATGGGTTGCCCGACGGGCCGGGCCAACTTGTCGGGGTGCAGGCTGCAATCTGGGGCGAATACCTCGACACAACCGACGCCATCAACGCCATCGCCTTTCCGCGGCTGGCCGCAGTGGCCGAGGCTGGCTGGACCCCCGAGGCACAAAAATCCTGGCCACGTTTTGCCGCCCTGTCGCGTCTGGTGCCACGCTTATGA
- a CDS encoding N-acetylglucosamine-6-phosphate deacetylase, which yields MLIGVAKLWQQGLLHDQMGIVAQNGTIMEIRPLDHDTPDHIVPLALPYLTDLQVNGGGGVMINSDPTPDGFRTVAAAHRRQGTGTILPTVITDSPDVIARAADAAIRTKGEPGLAGLHIEGPHIAPDRRGTHDAAHIRPLDLATVTLVEDLRAKDLPVMITLAPELAAPDLFARLVACGAVVAGGHSAATSDETKAALGRGLSCFTHLYNAMPPMTSRMPGILGAALNSDAYAGIIVDGIHVDWDMVRVALRARPRAGLTFAVSDAMATVGGPDHFTLYGQRIAVRDGALVNAEGSLAGAHINLVQSLRNLVTHVGLTLDMAIPMVSDIPRKVMGLPANDIAIGTAVDDMLCLRDDFSMMDIT from the coding sequence ATGTTGATCGGGGTTGCGAAACTCTGGCAGCAGGGCTTGCTGCATGACCAGATGGGCATCGTTGCGCAGAATGGCACGATCATGGAGATCCGCCCGCTGGATCACGATACACCCGACCATATCGTCCCGCTGGCCCTGCCGTACCTGACGGACCTGCAGGTCAATGGGGGCGGCGGCGTGATGATCAACAGCGATCCGACCCCCGATGGGTTCCGGACGGTCGCTGCCGCACACCGGCGTCAGGGGACAGGGACGATCCTGCCCACCGTGATCACCGACAGCCCCGATGTGATCGCCCGCGCTGCAGATGCGGCGATCCGGACCAAGGGCGAACCGGGCCTTGCCGGGCTGCATATCGAAGGGCCCCATATCGCGCCGGACCGACGCGGCACCCATGATGCGGCCCATATTAGGCCACTTGATCTGGCAACCGTCACATTGGTCGAGGACCTGCGCGCCAAAGACCTGCCCGTCATGATCACGCTGGCCCCTGAACTGGCCGCACCCGATTTATTCGCGCGTCTGGTCGCATGCGGCGCGGTTGTCGCTGGCGGGCATTCTGCCGCAACCAGTGACGAGACTAAGGCCGCGCTCGGCCGTGGCCTGTCATGCTTTACGCATCTTTATAACGCGATGCCGCCGATGACGTCGCGCATGCCCGGCATTTTGGGGGCTGCACTTAATTCCGATGCCTATGCGGGGATCATCGTCGACGGCATTCATGTGGATTGGGACATGGTGCGCGTTGCGTTACGGGCACGTCCCCGCGCCGGGCTGACCTTTGCCGTTTCGGACGCAATGGCTACGGTCGGCGGCCCCGATCATTTTACCCTTTACGGCCAGCGCATCGCTGTCCGGGATGGCGCCCTTGTCAATGCCGAAGGATCACTGGCCGGGGCGCATATTAATCTTGTGCAAAGCCTGCGCAATCTGGTCACGCATGTGGGCCTGACGCTTGATATGGCAATCCCGATGGTCAGTGACATCCCGCGCAAGGTGATGGGGCTGCCAGCCAATGATATCGCCATTGGCACCGCTGTCGATGACATGCTGTGCCTGCGTGATGATTTTAGCATGATGGATATCACATGA
- a CDS encoding class II D-tagatose-bisphosphate aldolase non-catalytic subunit — protein sequence MTMLDDIIRANRAGHGPALPSVCSAHPDVLTAALLLAETLDRPLLVEATSNQVNHSGGYTGQTPADFIASLRTQSDGLGVAPERLIFGGDHLGPQAWKDQPADRAMAEAKLMIRAYVQAGFTKIHLDCSEGCSGEAAALPDGPAAARAAELAQVAEDAAPDPGALRYVIGTEVPPPGGARHDDEGIAPTPPDRAAATMRAHADAFDALGLQDAFARVRGLVVQPGLEFAPAHIDHFPMDGADDLSTMLGPYPDLCFEAHSTDYQKPEVFPELGRRNFAILKVGPALTFAWREAVYALSHADIWRVGGPHLSLLMEDIMTKTPGYWEGHYHGTPADQRIMRHFGYADRIRYYWTNEAVMQAVADIKSRIDAAPAPAPLLAQYLPAATLARARTLDLPPATAILVAHVQQALLPYFGDPTAC from the coding sequence ATGACGATGCTTGATGATATTATCCGCGCCAATCGCGCAGGGCACGGGCCCGCCCTACCGTCGGTTTGTTCGGCCCATCCGGATGTTCTGACCGCCGCGCTGCTACTGGCCGAAACGCTTGATCGCCCGCTGCTGGTCGAGGCCACCTCAAATCAGGTCAATCACAGCGGCGGCTATACAGGCCAGACCCCCGCCGATTTCATCGCCAGCTTGCGCACACAGTCCGACGGGCTGGGGGTGGCGCCTGAGAGGCTCATTTTCGGCGGTGATCATCTTGGGCCACAAGCGTGGAAGGATCAGCCCGCCGATCGGGCCATGGCCGAGGCCAAGCTGATGATCCGGGCCTATGTGCAGGCTGGTTTCACCAAGATCCATCTGGACTGCTCGGAAGGATGCAGCGGCGAGGCGGCGGCGCTGCCAGACGGGCCAGCAGCGGCACGCGCGGCTGAACTTGCCCAGGTTGCCGAAGACGCGGCCCCCGATCCGGGCGCCTTGCGTTACGTGATCGGCACAGAGGTCCCGCCCCCGGGGGGCGCGCGCCATGATGATGAGGGGATCGCCCCCACACCACCCGACCGGGCCGCCGCCACGATGCGCGCCCATGCGGACGCATTTGACGCTTTGGGTCTGCAGGATGCCTTTGCGCGCGTGCGCGGCCTTGTGGTACAACCGGGTCTGGAATTTGCGCCAGCGCATATTGACCATTTCCCGATGGACGGCGCTGATGACCTGTCCACAATGCTTGGCCCCTACCCCGATCTGTGTTTCGAGGCCCATTCTACCGACTATCAGAAACCCGAGGTTTTTCCAGAACTGGGCAGGCGCAACTTCGCGATCCTCAAGGTGGGTCCCGCGCTGACATTCGCCTGGCGCGAGGCCGTATATGCGCTGTCGCATGCAGATATATGGCGGGTCGGCGGGCCGCATTTGTCGCTGCTCATGGAAGATATCATGACCAAGACCCCAGGATACTGGGAGGGCCACTATCACGGGACACCCGCAGACCAGCGGATCATGCGGCATTTTGGGTATGCAGACCGCATCCGCTATTACTGGACAAATGAGGCGGTGATGCAGGCGGTTGCAGATATCAAATCGCGGATTGATGCAGCCCCGGCCCCCGCGCCGCTGCTGGCCCAATACCTGCCAGCCGCCACGCTTGCGCGGGCAAGGACGCTTGATCTGCCCCCGGCGACGGCCATTCTGGTCGCACATGTTCAGCAGGCATTGCTGCCCTATTTCGGCGACCCGACCGCATGTTGA
- a CDS encoding ROK family protein, whose product MICGGIDLGGTKIEARIFEGPAANTAQVQRIPTPTTSFDAMLDGLSEQIDWLVASSASPEMPIGIAVPGIVDPETGIVFAANIPTDPKRSIAADLAQRHNRPFALVNDCMAFTLSEADGGAAGAYQTVMGLILGTGVGGGFAINRALAPRHGAIAVEIGHVGIPAAAIARHDLPLWPCGCGRLGCMETCVSGTGLSNIAAHKLGQRLDAMDLVAGGHHDIIDIWADIAGECLLTIQLTLAPDCIVLGGGVSNLPGITARLSAAMKSHALGDMPLPDIVLARHGDSSGARGAALVAARQ is encoded by the coding sequence ATGATTTGCGGCGGCATTGATCTGGGCGGCACAAAGATCGAGGCCCGCATATTCGAGGGTCCGGCCGCAAACACCGCGCAAGTGCAACGCATTCCAACCCCAACAACCAGCTTTGACGCAATGCTGGACGGGCTGAGCGAACAAATTGACTGGCTTGTTGCATCCTCAGCCAGCCCCGAAATGCCCATCGGCATCGCCGTCCCCGGCATCGTCGATCCGGAGACGGGGATCGTGTTCGCTGCAAATATTCCGACCGACCCCAAAAGGTCGATTGCCGCTGATCTGGCCCAGCGCCACAACAGACCTTTTGCGCTGGTCAATGATTGCATGGCCTTCACGCTGTCCGAGGCCGATGGCGGTGCGGCTGGCGCATACCAGACCGTTATGGGGCTCATCCTGGGTACCGGCGTCGGGGGTGGGTTCGCCATCAACCGGGCATTGGCCCCGCGGCATGGCGCAATTGCCGTCGAAATCGGACATGTCGGTATCCCGGCAGCGGCCATCGCACGCCATGACCTGCCGCTTTGGCCCTGCGGCTGCGGCCGCCTGGGATGTATGGAAACCTGCGTCTCGGGCACCGGGCTTTCGAATATTGCAGCGCATAAGTTGGGTCAGCGGCTGGATGCCATGGATCTGGTCGCCGGTGGCCACCATGACATCATCGACATCTGGGCCGATATCGCGGGAGAATGCCTTTTGACCATACAATTGACCCTGGCACCTGATTGCATCGTGCTGGGCGGGGGGGTGTCCAACCTGCCCGGTATCACGGCGCGGTTATCCGCAGCCATGAAATCCCACGCGTTGGGCGACATGCCCTTGCCTGACATTGTGCTGGCCCGGCATGGCGATAGTTCGGGCGCGCGTGGTGCGGCGCTGGTGGCGGCCCGGCAATGA